The window aacaatttttgtttgcggcttaaaatatgtcattattgcatttaatcgaaagaaaatactcttaaagtttattgattattgtagatcaaagtcatggacacaggcgaatgtccacTATTGCCCTCAACAACTTTtgcaattaaatgcaataatgacatatttttaagtcgcatttcctccaaaagctaatgtttttcgaaaaaatgttttaaacaaaagttgttttatgagaatcagctttcttatttaaagtgttattctacctCTTACCCCGAATCCCGAAGAACAAGGTCCAATCtcatgtcagaacatgatgtcccagatcaaactctgcaaccttcgtttgagttattttttgattggttaagtAAAAAAcaaggtgtatagattaaaatggcccaccttgtataagcaatttaaaaaaaatccggATTTTCGCCGGAAACTCgtttattgacaaaaataaaaattattttgtggctCTGgccaaaaatttgattgaaaaccgcatgatattatattttggatcaTTTGTTGACTCGTTTTCTGATTTTTTGGtgtacactcagacaaacattttccaccagaTCCCATAAAAACCACCGGTGCTATTTTCTCGATTAACAATTGTGGTCGTTGATTCTCTTaaacgtcaaaaaccaaaggGTTGGATTGGTGCACGCAATCGTTGCACGATAATCGTATAATCGTCTCTAACTTACCTTACGTATTTGACAATGTCGTCCAGTCCAGCCAGGATCACATAAACATGTATTATCCGGACGACATGTACCATGTCGACAGGGTCGACTACACATCGATCGTTGGCTAACAACTCGTCCAATTTCACAATGATCACCACGAAAACCAGCGTTACATTTGCATTTGTTTGTACCGCGACAACGTCCTCCATTTAAGCATGGAATCACGCATCttgctaaaaattataattcgaaATTAatcatcacaaaaaaattaataattagggAGTTAGTGGTCGAAATTTTCTTATCAGAATTGTGATCAGTGACCTCGAAACCCCCCCGAGTTTCTgtgataataatgtaaaaaaaaaatacgtacaAACTTCACATTGAGCGCCCAAATATCCTTTGGAGCATAGACACGTATCCTTTTGAACACATTTTCCACCATTCTTACATTTTTCTGTACAAATtcctaaaaaagaaaaattttcttgttacaGAAACAACCCAAAGATGCAACGACAAATATATACAGTAATTCCGAGACGTTTTCAATCGACCCATCGAAAAGTACTGGATGAAATAATTCGAGTCGATCATGCTGGAGAATTGGGAGCAGATCGAATATATGCGGGACAAATGGCTGTACTTGGGAATACAAGTAGTGGCACCTTGATTAAACATATGTGGGAACAGGAGAAAAAGCATAAGGCGAAATTCGAGGATTTAATACGAAAGCATCGAGTTCGTCCCACTGTAATGATTCCTTTATGGAATATTGCTGGATTTGTTTTGGGAGCGGGTACCGCAGTTTTGGGTGAGAAAGCCGCCATGGCATGTACGGTAGCCGTTGAATCCGTAATTGTGGAACATTATAACGATCAATTACGTACGTTAATGACCGATCCAAATGTGGACAAGGAATTATTGGatgttattaaacaattcagggATGAAGAACAGGAACATCATGATACGGGTTTAAATGAAGGCGCCGAACAAGCACCTTTTTATAAAGGCTTAACGGAGGTTATTAAAGCGGGATGTAAGACTGCGATTGCTATTTCGAAAgtagtataaaaatgttttctagagaaattatgtttttttatatttttttgagtttgtttttgtaatgaaataaattattagttgcttttgtaaatattcgttTTATTTCGTGTGGCCATTAACTCGTCAGCACTCGCTCtttgagcattttgctcacgcccgatttaaaacaatatcttttgtttttcaaattttcggacttgttcgtgtactttcgttagtttaatataagtagtactcagtaaattaaaaagaacttattattttcactctcaaacatcattcaataacgCGTGAGTAAATATCTCATCACGCGACTATTGATTACCGAACGggtgacgcgagtgctgacaagttaaatattcataaattgattaagttttaaaattaaaaactaaggagaaaaaaatattaaggaataaggtttaaaaaaattctcaccCCCTTCACAATGACGTCCTTGGAATCCAGGCGGACAACTACAGACTCCTGGTGATGTACAATTACCCCCATTCATACATCTTGGATAACATAATGCCATACTACAATACTGACCCATGTAACCTTCTTGGCACTGACAAATTTTATCGTGATTACACCAGCCacgatttaaacattttttgtcacATTCGGGATCCGgtcctaaaaatattattgattacaTGTTTATATTGGATTTGGGAAAAAATggaccgaaaaaaaatttctgtggtagagtcactcatacccgactatttgtaaaagcttgaggcgctcaatttaaaatatcaaaaatgaatcggaacgcctcatctactccacatgcctaattatttttcgattcattcttgatattaagtgcctcaagcttttacaaatagttgaAATTTTCTAGAAAGTAAAACTTACCCCTCTGAGCACATTCTTTACGCAACTTTAATTTCAATGGGGTACCATCTAGAACTTTACCACCCTTCCGTTTAATTTCTAAACTAATACTGAACGCAGCCAAACCCGATATATTTCCACTGCATGGTAACAGCACACTGAATTCTTTCGGTTTTTTCGGTATACGACCTTTCGTTTTAATCGAAATCACTGGTGGTTTAAGTATTGCCTCATCAAACGATTGTAAATTATCAAAACTGTATCGATAATTATTTAATCCAGCTTTCCATGTAAAATTTACGTAGCCAACTTCAGCCGGAATTATTggaagatatttatttaaatttggatcCAATACGTATGGTAAAACTGTACCATTTACAATTGCGTATATTTGCATAGAAAGACCtaaaaaaagaggaaaaaaacCTTTTAGTTAAGAatctgacttttttttaatgaaaaaccctAAATTATTAGGCCTTGgattaggttagattaggttagagtggctgtcctggggtgggacacactttgaccataaggtccgttgtgataccgttaatgggttggcccatccccggccactactccatgaaccatttggagctgtttaagaacagcaggagtgctttgacgtcgactgactttaggtcggagaggtcgtctcTAGGCCTTGGATTGTTGAagggaaataaattaaaaaatgcaaatgaaTCTATTTTGGGGGCCTATTTTTGAGGTTACaaaccattatttaaaaaagcgctgctgaaaagatttaaaattttaagtttttggttGACCATATTATTATGGATTTATTTGGTACTCGATTTCCCAGTTAAGGAGGTCAGACAAAAACAGCCCAATATCTGAAGCACCTTGGGTTTTCCATGAAAGTGTGGGGGAAAGAATAATTTTGTGgttagatttttaatttgactCATGATGAGTTGAGCAATTCTGATATTGACAATTTCTAATGTGTCTTTTCTTGAAATTATCAACAGGAAAGTTTAAAGTACAGTAAAACCTCATTAAATCAATTAGTTCTATGCGGTTTTGGGCGAAACTATCCActcaatcatcaaatgaaccggatttttgtaattattgggTCAAAAATAACTAATGggctgagttttatcgaaattggaaacaataAACTTTTCTCGATTTCTTTCAACTTTCTTAAGAGCTACCCCTTAGAAGAgatcatgaaaaattattattttttttggataaaacttagtttatttTGCAAAAGGCAATTTTGcacccaaaaatttaaaaattgagttcatttgacgattgggagcgtaatttcagataaaaatgaCATCTTGGTTCGATTTCTGAAGTTATTTAGAAAACTCgaattgttaaatgaacccgattttagtattttctggatcaaaattacttttcaaaaaaaactcatgatttttaaaagatttcctTAACCTAATTTCCGGTGAATCGAATTTCGAATAATTTCCTAATTTCCCAGGTTTGTAAGCAATTAGTATTTTACAgaggttttactgtaattaaatataaaatttttaccgcTAAACATTTTAACTTGTTGTTCATCAATCCATAACGCGAGGTCACCACCATCATTTTTATTACTGTTTGGATCACCTCGAAGCGAACTATGCGAAATGTAAACAGTTACTGTTAGCAACAGTAATGTCCTCAACATGACCATAGAATCCGTACAGCTTTTCCAAACTTTTCTtcacttcaaaaacaaaataaaaaatttaagttaaaaaccTCAAAATATCATAGGAACCAAGAAAAACTTACCACTCAAAAATCAAATTctctataaaatgaaaaattcgatttcaaaacatttgttctaaaattaattcTCACAGAACGGCTTCGTATTTGTTAGTTTTTGTTACAAGAACATGTGTGTGAATCGGTTCTGAAACTTcttgatgtttttatttaaaaaaaaaaaatttatttacaaattcagTTGACATAAATAGACATGACTTATTTATAAGTGTACAGTTTCACATCACGAAGTAGACTAACTGTAATCTTGAAGTctgctttatttattatattccaaAAGTCAGTGGTTCTTCCACGAACTACAGTCAAAATCACTTATAATGACAAATCGATTATTACGACTAATTGGTACGGTCCTGGCTGAATCCAAATATGAATACGTTTGTGAACAAACCCCCAAATGGACGTAGGTATACCGTTTTTGGTTAAAGCTGAGGCAAATCAGAATATTTCGCCTAAAGGggtcgtagcgtctaaacggatgaatcgattttggtttcgtttgaaaggtaatttaatggagagtgttcttagatatgtttcaagtgcgagtttaaggttccgtacccgataaatttgtcaggggttttttaaGGGGTTGTGAggaaattttacgaatttctaTCTACAGTGTAGTCAACAATTTCTATCTATAAATTGGTCAGGGTAGCTACCCCCACCCCTTCCGGAGGCAGTCTTACCATATATTTTGTTGGCTAAGTATGTATTTCTcccaaattacttttaaatttattattttttggatcaaaaattccTATTTTGAATTCTCTCCCCCTTTGCGTCAAAAGCGAGATACATCCAAATTAGTGGGGGTTATTTGGTAACACTTTATCTAAAATCATCCTtctttgaacgaaaaaaaaaatccgattGTCAGAAGACTAATTGAAATTTCCAAAACGTCGGTTTGGGGCGTCCCAATCCCACCTTTTGATATTCCAGCTTGTTTTATGAGGACTTcactttcatatttttcttCTAGCGACCAAATTAACATTTCTCGCACAGAATAATTATTCCAAAAGAGATAAAATGTATactatatattgtttataacgACTATCGGATATAATTACCAAAATTAAAGGTCCCTTCAATGtcataataaatgattttgactgtatatatTATTGGTTCTTCGTTGCGGTGTCAATATAGTATCCTTATACATACAGCATCAACTTTGAACATCTTAAACAACTCGCATAACCATAGAATATGTCTATAAAGCTAGCATTATCAAAATACGCAAAATTGCAAAatactttttctaaaaattcaatgCTAATGTAAGCTCTCTTAAGTTCATGCTAGTTAAAAATTCTGAGGGGAAACACGAAATTTAAGgcattctatttaattttattccccAGTAACGGATTTAAGGAAAcccttttatacaaattttttttagtcttcgttaATGAACttggtttttttgaaaacatgaaataatatttttatgcaatgtGCACATGTCTATACGTTGTTACGGTTGCCTAGATATAGagcaaattaaagtaaaattctcGCCCATAGAACATTGTAAATGTTTTGGgagaaatacaaattaaaaaataataactttaccGTATGAACCTTATTCGTGGGAAGGGAATTCCCTTGGAGAGGTCCTTGTATCTTAAAACTAGTACCTACTAGCGTTGCCATCTCTTTTTGACAAAAGAAAACGTATCAAATtgtttgaatagaaaaaaaggatttgtaaaataaaaagtattttcaaatttatgtgtAAGATTGTGAAAGGATTTAGTaattaaacttttcaaatttccttAACAATGAAAacaagttttcgattttttggagtTAACTTAATTTGCAATTGTTTATTCGACAAGGTTAACTTCATGGACCTACTCACAGACGTACTGAAATGATTAACAATCGCTTTACCATACACTGACCGATACTTTTATTTTGGAACTATCGatcttattaagaaaaatatcgtaCAAGGATTCTTAACGTTTATGGTTAACTTTAAAGTTCCTCTTAGTTACAAGTCTGTCTGTTTATCAGTTTGGGGGACTCTACATATATTTAATTCACGTTAGTCTTTCTGTTACCCTTCGCTGATCGGTTTTTATAATcgcatactaaattttttttttttgtacattgtcAAATTAAGCCacaatatttgcaaaaatagtCAGTCATGGTACATTTGGATCCTTAACAAATGAATATCAAAATTCTGCCACAGGAATTGATCACCAATCGaatgattgtaaatatttttttagattcgtgaatattttttaaatttatggttgAATTTTATAAACCGAATTAAATTCACCCAAATTTCAACTTAAATTCGTCatcaaaatcctaaaaaaataaatagtccTATCAAATtcgggtcatacttttcaaatttgtggtcaaatcgAACTTTTCTTTACTGTGTTCCAAGAATGGAAGGTCCTGGTTCCGATTTTCAGGATAAAGATTAATGGTAtcgaaaaactaaaatcaaagatgaaaattttgacctaaaattagtgggttccTAAGAGAATTCCAAGAtgatcgaatcaaatttgcctgtgttatcaaaaaaatcgaatttttcaactttaagatatcagaataaaaaaaatttagttttgctctatcacatccaaaatttatccaattttgataaaccaagtatgtaatcctattaagtttgagtcatacttttcaaatttgtgatcaaaattaacctagctttaataggtttcaagaatgtggagtcctgataccgaaattaagcacataagtgatagctagcgaaaaactgacatcacagctgaaaagaatgacccaaaaatagtgggtttcaaaaaaaattccaataaaatcggatcaaatatgcctctgttatcaaaaaaatttaattttttaacttcatgacgtcatcaaaatccaaaaaatttaattttgctctatctttcccaaattttagccaatt is drawn from Chrysoperla carnea chromosome X, inChrCarn1.1, whole genome shotgun sequence and contains these coding sequences:
- the LOC123302782 gene encoding 5-demethoxyubiquinone hydroxylase, mitochondrial; the encoded protein is MQRQIYTVIPRRFQSTHRKVLDEIIRVDHAGELGADRIYAGQMAVLGNTSSGTLIKHMWEQEKKHKAKFEDLIRKHRVRPTVMIPLWNIAGFVLGAGTAVLGEKAAMACTVAVESVIVEHYNDQLRTLMTDPNVDKELLDVIKQFRDEEQEHHDTGLNEGAEQAPFYKGLTEVIKAGCKTAIAISKVV
- the LOC123302769 gene encoding protein shifted, which produces MVMLRTLLLLTVTVYISHSSLRGDPNSNKNDGGDLALWIDEQQVKMFSGLSMQIYAIVNGTVLPYVLDPNLNKYLPIIPAEVGYVNFTWKAGLNNYRYSFDNLQSFDEAILKPPVISIKTKGRIPKKPKEFSVLLPCSGNISGLAAFSISLEIKRKGGKVLDGTPLKLKLRKECAQRGPDPECDKKCLNRGWCNHDKICQCQEGYMGQYCSMALCYPRCMNGGNCTSPGVCSCPPGFQGRHCEGGICTEKCKNGGKCVQKDTCLCSKGYLGAQCEVSRCVIPCLNGGRCRGTNKCKCNAGFRGDHCEIGRVVSQRSMCSRPCRHGTCRPDNTCLCDPGWTGRHCQIRKRQMDPQEFLDSET